The proteins below come from a single Oncorhynchus keta strain PuntledgeMale-10-30-2019 chromosome 32, Oket_V2, whole genome shotgun sequence genomic window:
- the LOC118365208 gene encoding protein CASC3-like isoform X4 produces the protein MFIFAAVLSDYESADPEENGSHSEGGEEEEEVPPPAAGPKPTPASDTPAAEGELQEGGGKDEEGEKSMRKEVKCEDKGNLAGERQSGDGQESTEDSENKGAKPGQKLDDDQDRNNPAYIPRKGMFFEHDVRGNAQEEERPKGRNRKLWKDEGRWEHDRFREEEQAPKSREELVAIYGYDIRNGGVSNERSYRQRKPRHSTSPVRDKRWQDGDWERPVHTSWQQGGNPNSRSAPPAVTLQHSGPPPSAAPNTQRSNNPPRPSSHPPPRGFQGNRPPQAHHRNDRNQESQRPGPKAHPAEPLQTRSLPPMDGEQGPRGRGNRGAHTERSPSVVVEEVRSEEDDERNTTTVTTSQSVYYNRHYSGKGDRERDSAPPPRRQEQQRGGSAPPADNQVTRDASPAPERPVEKKSYSLARRTRTRATELGKQASLEEPASTVSSSALKSEPWHGSGQSQGDAGDSSQGTVLTGLDQDLTRLSLAGPNWPQNPSSYLRTEMRGIPNSIHMGGAPPQYSNIEELGAGNRAKRYSSQRQRPSPEPAPPMHIGVMEGHYYEPMSYQGPIYSHGDSPAPLPPQGILVQPEMHLPHPGHPGLHPHQSSGPMPNPALYAAPPVSMSPGQPPPQQLLAPPFYPPPGVMTFGNTNYPYPAGATLPPMYNPPAQSQVYGQSQVYGGVTYYDPMQQQAQPKPSPPRRSSQPVTVKPPPPEDRSGKASQEVRS, from the exons ggaggtgaggaggaggaagaggtcccTCCACCGGCTGCTGGGCCCAAACCCACTCCTGCTTCTGACACCCCTGCTGCAGAGGGGGAGCTGCAGgaaggagggggaaaggatgagGAGGGTGAAAAAAGTATGAGGAAAGAAGTGAAGTGTGAAGACAAAGGCAACCTGGCAGGGGAGCGTCAAAGTGGGGATGGACAG GAAAGCACAGAAGACTCTGAGAATAAAGGCGCTAAACCAGGCCAGAAGCTGGATGATGACCAGGATCGTAATAACCCAGCCTATATCCCCCGTAAGGGAATGTTCTTTGAGCACGACGTCAGAGGAAATGCACAGGAGGAGGAACG GCCTAAGGGTCGTAACAGGAAGCTGTGGAAGGATGAGGGTCGCTGGGAACACGACAGGTtcagggaggaggagcaggcgCCCAAGTCACGTGAGGAGCTGGTTGCGATCTATGGCTATGACATCCGCAACGGAGGTGTCTCCAATGAGCGGTCCTATAGACAGCGCAAGCCCAG ACACAGCACCTCTCCAGTCCGGGACAAGCGCTGGCAGGACGGAGACTGGGAGAGGCCTGTCCATACCTCCTGGCAGCAAGGAGGGAACCCCAACAGCCGTAGCGCCCCCCCAGCCGTGACCCTGCAGCATTCTGGTCCTCCCCCCTCAGCAGCCCCAAACACCCAGCGCAGCAACAACCCCCCCAGGCCCTCCTCCCACCCCCCACCCCGGGGCTTCCAGGGCAACCGCCCTCCCCAGGCCCACCACAGGAATGACCGAAACCAGGAGTCCCAACGGCCAGGCCCCAAGGCCCACCCCGCCGAGCCCCTCCAGACCCGGAGTTTACCGCCCATGGACGGGGAACAAGGCCCCAGGGGCCGGGGGAACAGAGGGGCCCATACAGAGCGCAGCCCTTCGGTCGTGGTGGAAGAGGTCCGCAGCGAGGAGGATGACGAGCGCAACACAACTACAGTGACAACATCACAGTCCGTGTACTACAATCGTCACTACAGTGGCAAGGGAGATCGCGAAAGGGACTCTGCGCCACCGCCACGACGACAGGAGCAGCAGCGAGGGGGATCTGCTCCTCCGGCAGACAACCAGGTTACCCGCGATGCCTCCCCGGCTCCAGAGCGCCCCGTGGAGAAGAAGTCGTATTCCCTAGCCAGGAGAACTCGCACCCGGGCCACTGAGCTGGGCAAGCAGGCCTCTCTTGAGGAGCCTGCCTCCACCGTCTCTTCCTCGGCCCTGAAGAGTGAGCCGTGGCATGGCTCCGGTCAGAGTCAGGGGGACGCTGGAGACAGCAGCCAAGGGACAGTACTCACAGGGTTGGACCAGGACCTGACCAGACTCAGCCTGGCCGGACCGAACTGGCCCCAGAACCCATCTTCGTATCTACGCACTGAGATGAGGG GCATCCCTAACTCTATACACATGGGTGGAGCACCTCCACAATACAGTAATATAGAAGAGCTG gGAGCTGGTAACCGGGCAAAGCGGTACTCGTCCCAGCGCCAGAGGCCAAGCCCGGAGCCCGCTCCTCCTATGCACATAGGGGTCATGGAGGGCCACTACTATGAGCCCA TGTCTTACCAAGGACCAATCTATTCCCACGGTGACAGCCCCGCCCCCCTCCCACCCCAGGGCATTCTGGTCCAGCCTGAGATGCACCTCCCCCACCCAGGACACCCAG GTCTACACCCCCACCAGTCGAGCGGCCCCATGCCCAACCCGGCTCTCTACGCTGCTCCCCCGGTCTCCATGTCCCCTGGACAGCCCCCTCCACAGCAGCTGTTGGCCCCGCCATTCTACCCTCCGCCAGGTGTCATGACCTTTGGGAACACCAACTACCCCTACCCGGCAGGCGCCACCCTGCCCCCCATGTACAACCCCCCG GCCCAGTCACAGGTGTACGGCCAGTCGCAGGTGTACGGTGGGGTGACGTACTACGACCCGATGCAGCAGCAAGCCCAGCCCAAACCCTCGCCTCCCCGGCGTTCCTCCCAGCCCGTCACCGTTAAACCTCCCCCACCAGAG GACCGGAGTGGGAAGGCCAGCCAGGAGGTCAGATCCTAG